The Vicia villosa cultivar HV-30 ecotype Madison, WI linkage group LG1, Vvil1.0, whole genome shotgun sequence genome includes a region encoding these proteins:
- the LOC131619192 gene encoding LOB domain-containing protein 29-like, protein MAGSSSVSGSPCGACKFLRRKCIRGCVFAPYFSHEQGATHFAAIHKVFGASNVSKLLAQLPISDRCEAAVTISYEAQARLQDPIYGCVSHIFALQQQVVNLQTQLAYLKEQAAQTSFNNSSTNENPNEKSTPHTLPQDLQSLFQVENSNNYYQHGQEFLTNNMSNISLTTQHYGNNNHMDLNPMRNYEENSSSFSSFEESTSNSISYDMQTNRRTWGFDEVEDLHSVAFRYS, encoded by the exons atggcTGGTTCTAGTTCTGTTTCTGGTTCTCCTTGTGGAGCTTGCAAATTCTTGAGAAGAAAATGTATTAGAGGTTGTGTTTTTGCACCTTATTTTAGTCATGAACAAGGTGCTACACATTTTGCAGCCATTCATAAGGTTTTTGGTGCAAGCAATGTCTCAAAGCTTCTTGCTCAACTTCCTATAAGCGATCGATGTGAAGCCGCGGTTACAATCTCTTATGAAGCTCAAGCTAGACTTCAAGATCCTATTTATGGATGTGTCTCTCATATCTTTGCCCTCCAACAACAG GTGGTTAATTTACAAACACAACTTGCTTATCTCAAAGAGCAAGCAGCACAGACTAGTTTCAACAATTCATCTACCAATGAAAACCCTAATGAAAAGTCAACACCTCATACTCTTCCTCAAGATCTTCAAAGTTTGTTCCAAGTTGAAAACTCCAATAATTACTACCAGCATGGACAAGAATTCCTTACTAATAACATGTCTAATATTTCACTAACAACACAACATTATGGTAACAATAACCACATGGATCTAAACCCTATGAGGAACTATGAAGAAAACAGTTCATCATTTTCTAGCTTTGAGGAGAGTACTTCTAATTCCATATCTTATGACATGCAAACAAATAGGAGGACATGGGGTTTTGATGAAGTTGAAGACCTGCATTCAGTGGCTTTTCGATATAGTTGA